The Sphingomonas sp. So64.6b genome includes a region encoding these proteins:
- a CDS encoding ATP-binding protein translates to MHAGLAPSTVEKTPNRRFSVTPFVELLVLGGAIAIAVGTYFVVTGGEAPQRSLTPTIIALLLVANLLPGIALMVLLGRRVAMRRAARSPLGGRGRLHVQLVAMFSMVAAVPTLLVVIFASLLFQYGVEFWSSDRARGMLENASALVRENYQRELDRVADQTKAMSGDLAADLRQLPMESRRFRELLFLQTYNRELSEAVILRRNEKDPLAVLNPYGRPLENIVTAQMMDDIDRGAPFVTVQNNDRAGAVVALDYGSHTYLYTARVFDEQLAAQLKRGDAILADYRVLQSRSRALQLRFNAALLGISLLIVGIAVWIALAVADRLVRPVGELVAAARRVSDGDLTARVPAPKTADEVGTLANAFNQMTGRLQEQTGALESRRALIEAVMSGVSAGVVSVASDGTIRLINRSATEFLNTGDSNPVGRPLSVVSPELAALIGSDARDAIVEIDAGGEAKTLAVKIARSEDGPILTFDDITQQLLDQRRAAWSDVARRIAHEIKNPLTPIQLAAERLQRRYGKQIASDDGTFARLTETIIRQVGDLRRMVDEFSSFARMPKPLFRPESIGDIAKQALFLHEVAHPAIRFVMINDQPGLELVCDRRQIGQALTNIVKNAVEAIEAMGGEVAGNEAGGSETAGEVTMTLNGENGRSVMIRIADNGVGLPAARDRIVEPYMTTRARGTGLGLAIVNKIVEEHCGTMSFGDREGGGTLVTMTFDAAALAALDAGDGADARAVDSDDRRPTELTRNRT, encoded by the coding sequence ATGCACGCCGGATTGGCTCCTTCGACTGTAGAGAAAACGCCGAACCGCCGGTTCAGTGTCACGCCTTTTGTCGAGCTGCTCGTACTCGGCGGCGCGATCGCGATCGCGGTTGGCACTTATTTCGTCGTGACCGGTGGCGAGGCGCCGCAACGTTCGCTGACCCCGACGATCATCGCGCTGTTGCTGGTCGCCAACCTGCTGCCGGGTATTGCCCTGATGGTGCTGCTCGGGCGGCGCGTGGCGATGCGGCGCGCAGCGCGGTCGCCGCTGGGTGGGCGGGGGCGCCTTCACGTCCAGCTGGTGGCAATGTTCTCGATGGTCGCCGCCGTTCCTACCCTGCTGGTCGTGATCTTCGCTTCACTGCTGTTTCAATATGGCGTGGAATTCTGGTCCTCGGACCGTGCGCGCGGGATGCTGGAAAATGCCAGCGCTCTGGTGCGCGAGAACTACCAGCGCGAGCTGGACCGGGTCGCGGATCAGACCAAGGCGATGAGCGGCGATCTGGCCGCCGATCTGCGCCAGTTGCCGATGGAAAGCCGCAGGTTCCGGGAGTTACTGTTCCTACAGACCTATAATCGCGAATTGTCCGAAGCGGTGATCCTGCGCCGCAATGAGAAGGACCCGCTCGCCGTCCTCAACCCCTATGGCCGGCCGTTGGAAAATATCGTCACCGCGCAGATGATGGATGATATCGATCGCGGCGCCCCGTTCGTCACGGTGCAGAACAATGACCGGGCCGGCGCGGTGGTTGCGCTGGACTATGGCAGCCACACTTATCTCTACACCGCCAGGGTGTTCGACGAGCAACTCGCGGCGCAGCTCAAGCGCGGCGATGCGATCCTGGCCGATTATCGCGTGCTGCAGTCGCGTTCGCGCGCGTTGCAGTTGCGCTTCAATGCCGCACTGCTCGGCATCTCGCTGCTGATCGTCGGCATTGCAGTATGGATCGCGCTCGCCGTGGCCGACCGGCTGGTGCGTCCGGTCGGCGAATTGGTCGCCGCCGCGCGCCGGGTCAGCGATGGCGACCTGACCGCGCGTGTGCCCGCGCCCAAGACCGCTGATGAAGTCGGCACGCTGGCGAATGCCTTCAACCAGATGACCGGGCGCTTGCAGGAACAGACCGGCGCGCTCGAGAGCCGCCGCGCGCTGATCGAAGCGGTGATGTCGGGCGTGTCGGCGGGCGTCGTCTCGGTCGCCAGCGACGGCACGATCCGGCTGATCAACCGCTCAGCGACCGAATTCCTCAACACCGGCGACAGCAACCCGGTGGGCCGCCCGCTCAGCGTCGTTTCCCCCGAACTGGCGGCGTTGATCGGCAGCGATGCGCGCGATGCAATCGTCGAGATCGATGCCGGCGGCGAAGCGAAGACGCTCGCGGTCAAGATCGCACGATCCGAAGATGGTCCGATCCTGACCTTTGACGACATCACCCAGCAATTGCTCGATCAGCGCCGCGCCGCCTGGTCCGACGTCGCGCGGCGCATCGCTCATGAAATCAAGAACCCGCTGACCCCGATCCAACTCGCCGCCGAACGGCTGCAGCGCCGTTACGGCAAGCAGATCGCCAGCGACGATGGCACATTCGCACGGCTGACCGAGACGATCATCCGCCAGGTCGGCGACCTGCGCCGCATGGTCGACGAATTCTCCTCGTTCGCGCGCATGCCCAAGCCGTTGTTCCGGCCCGAATCGATCGGCGACATCGCCAAACAGGCGCTGTTCCTGCACGAGGTCGCGCATCCGGCGATCCGCTTCGTGATGATCAACGACCAGCCCGGCCTGGAACTGGTATGCGACCGCCGCCAGATCGGCCAGGCGCTGACCAACATCGTGAAGAACGCGGTCGAAGCGATCGAAGCGATGGGCGGTGAAGTGGCGGGCAACGAAGCGGGGGGCAGCGAAACCGCCGGCGAAGTCACCATGACGCTGAACGGCGAGAATGGCCGTTCGGTCATGATCCGGATCGCCGACAATGGCGTGGGCCTGCCGGCAGCCCGTGACCGCATCGTCGAACCCTATATGACGACGCGTGCGCGCGGCACCGGCCTGGGTCTGGCGATCGTCAACAAGATCGTCGAGGAACATTGCGGCACGATGTCGTTCGGCGACCGGGAGGGTGGGGGCACACTCGTAACCATGACATTCGACGCGGCGGCTCTGGCCGCGCTGGATGCCGGCGATGGCGCGGACGCCCGCGCCGTCGACAGCGACGATCGTCGCCCCACTGAACTCACACGAAATCGGACCTGA